The Helianthus annuus cultivar XRQ/B chromosome 16, HanXRQr2.0-SUNRISE, whole genome shotgun sequence genome includes a window with the following:
- the LOC110932514 gene encoding uncharacterized protein LOC110932514, with translation MSSISASKVGGIKLLQNFKGVAGVGDSIKFWLDPWACYDPLKDRFPALFRLESDKRCLIADRFDSSISAFSGKWGWSRVPYSEDERREWNSFIELLDSVKLAGTGDRWVWIGGNEKEFSVRAVKSFLRSATDFSNNFVFEWSKWVPKKVNILVWRAQMGRIATLDALSKRNCFNGDERCILCNDGLESADHLFRSCSVASEVWYLISRWCNISPIFAFSLEDLLEVHVFSGLGIKAKIALKGIIMVGWWCIWIARNNRRFSNKTCSASSIVQDIKSLGFLWYSNRSRCRDISWRDWLSFSFL, from the coding sequence ATGTCGAGTATTTCAGCTTCTAAGGTGGGTGGTATTAAATTATTGCAGAATTTCAAAGGTGTGGCAGGTGTTGGAGATTCGATCAAATTTTGGTTAGACCCGTGGGCCTGTTACGATCCGTTAAAGGATCGGTTCCCAGCTCTCTTCAGGCTGGAATCAGACAAGCGGTGTCTTATTGCTGATCGCTTCGACAGTTCTATTTCAGCGTTCTCTGGGAAGTGGGGCTGGTCTCGTGTTCCGTATTCAGAGGATGAAAGGAGAGAGTGGAACTCGTTTATCGAGCTTCTGGATTCGGTTAAGCTGGCGGGGACCGGTGATAGATGGGTATGGATCGGTGGAAACGAAAAAGAGTTCTCGGTTAGAGCGGTTAAAAGTTTTCTCAGGAGCGCGACTGATTTCAGCAACAATTTTGTCTTTGAATGGTCGAAGTGGGTCCCGAAAAAGGTGAATATCCTGGTGTGGAGAGCGCAAATGGGTAGGATCGCCACGTTGGACGCTCTCTCCAAACGTAATTGTTTTAATGGGGACGAAAGGTGTATCTTGTGCAACGACGGGCTTGAATCTGCTGACCACCTATTTCGTTCGTGTAGTGTTGCCTCAGAGGTTTGGTATCTTATTAGTCGATGGTGTAATATCAGTCCGATCTTCGCCTTCTCGTTAGAAGATTTACTTGAAGTTCATGTTTTCTCTGGTTTGGGGATCAAAGCTAAGATTGCCCTGAAGGGCATCATTATGGTAGGTTGGTGGTGCATTTGGATAGCTAGAAATAACAGAAGATTCTCTAATAAAACGTGTTCGGCCTCTAGTATTGTCCAGGACATCAAATCGCTTGGTTTTCTATGGTATAGTAATAGATCTAGATGTAGAGATATCAGTTGGAGAGATTGGCTGTCGTTTTCTTTTTTGTAA